The following coding sequences lie in one Amycolatopsis cihanbeyliensis genomic window:
- a CDS encoding low molecular weight phosphatase family protein has translation MTRAGNPPQRHVADQLDRIADELADTFNGVFGHGTVTRFVYETYALLEAHATVRTHLVTLTARLARERLVDHGHAQGLVRVTVPHVLFVCVHNVGRSQLAAALLEHHAFGRVTIRSAGSRPRGEIPATITRALRELGIRLTEAYPKPLTDEMVRAADVVITMGCGDTCPVYPGKRYLDWDIADPAEAPIEKVRYIRDDLDRRVRGLLPELHREF, from the coding sequence ATGACTCGTGCGGGCAACCCACCCCAACGTCACGTCGCCGACCAGCTGGACCGGATCGCCGACGAGCTCGCCGACACCTTCAACGGCGTGTTCGGCCACGGCACGGTGACGCGCTTCGTCTACGAGACCTACGCCCTGCTCGAGGCGCATGCGACCGTCCGGACGCACCTGGTCACCCTGACCGCGCGACTCGCCAGGGAACGACTCGTCGACCACGGCCACGCCCAGGGCCTCGTTCGCGTCACCGTGCCGCACGTCCTGTTCGTCTGCGTACACAACGTCGGCCGCTCCCAACTGGCCGCGGCCCTGCTCGAACATCACGCCTTCGGCCGGGTCACCATCCGCTCAGCGGGCTCCCGGCCGCGCGGCGAGATTCCCGCCACCATCACCCGCGCACTGCGGGAACTCGGTATCCGGCTCACCGAGGCGTACCCCAAGCCGTTGACCGACGAGATGGTCCGCGCCGCCGACGTCGTCATCACCATGGGCTGCGGCGACACCTGCCCCGTGTACCCGGGCAAACGCTACCTCGACTGGGACATCGCTGACCCGGCCGAAGCCCCTATCGAGAAGGTCCGCTACATCCGCGACGACCTGGACCGCCGCGTCCGAGGCCTGCTGCCCGAACTGCACCGCGAGTTCTGA
- a CDS encoding arsenate reductase ArsC produces MSHAPEVLFVCVHNAGRSQMAAALLQHHALGRVTVRSAGSEPAEKVNPAAATALAEWGLDIHTEVPTKLSTDDVTSADVVITMGCGDACPIFPGKRYLDWQLDDPAGRSLDAVRPIRDEIDRRVRHLLAELLDN; encoded by the coding sequence GTGAGCCATGCCCCCGAGGTTCTGTTCGTCTGCGTGCACAACGCGGGCCGCTCCCAGATGGCCGCGGCTCTCCTCCAGCACCACGCCCTCGGCCGGGTCACCGTGCGCTCGGCGGGCTCCGAACCAGCGGAGAAGGTCAACCCCGCCGCCGCCACGGCACTCGCCGAGTGGGGCCTGGACATCCATACCGAAGTGCCCACGAAGCTTTCCACCGACGACGTCACCTCCGCCGACGTCGTCATCACCATGGGCTGCGGCGACGCCTGCCCAATCTTCCCCGGCAAGCGCTACCTGGACTGGCAACTCGACGACCCCGCGGGGAGATCCCTCGACGCCGTCCGCCCCATCCGCGACGAAATCGACCGGCGCGTCCGCCACCTGCTCGCCGAACTTCTCGACAACTGA
- a CDS encoding TetR/AcrR family transcriptional regulator, producing the protein MDRQSGGRPRGRVDKRDAITRAARTVFSREGYARAGVETIAAEAGVSTRTVYNHFEGKQQLFTALIEHSAGQVAKALTTIIDRHLGTESGTDLDAALIALAQDWVSPDGEFADHFAMVRHLTAEATTLPPEILAAWHQAGPERAQQALARNFQRLADRGQLDITDADLAASHYIWIVLGEITSHPQTGAPPLTEDRKTELITAGVHAFLNGYRPRPIRP; encoded by the coding sequence ATGGACAGGCAGAGCGGCGGACGGCCCCGCGGGCGGGTGGACAAGCGCGACGCCATCACCCGCGCCGCACGCACCGTGTTCAGCCGGGAGGGCTACGCCCGGGCCGGTGTCGAGACGATCGCGGCCGAGGCCGGGGTGTCCACCCGCACCGTCTACAACCACTTCGAGGGCAAACAGCAGCTGTTCACAGCGCTCATCGAACACAGCGCCGGCCAGGTGGCGAAGGCCCTCACCACGATCATCGACCGGCACCTCGGCACCGAGTCCGGTACCGACCTGGACGCCGCCCTCATCGCGCTCGCCCAGGACTGGGTCAGCCCGGACGGCGAGTTCGCCGACCACTTCGCGATGGTCCGCCACCTCACCGCGGAAGCCACGACCCTGCCACCCGAGATCCTCGCCGCCTGGCACCAGGCGGGCCCGGAGCGCGCCCAGCAGGCGCTGGCCCGGAACTTCCAGCGCCTGGCCGACCGGGGACAACTCGACATCACCGACGCCGACCTGGCCGCAAGCCACTACATCTGGATCGTCCTCGGCGAGATCACCAGCCACCCGCAGACCGGCGCCCCACCACTGACCGAGGACCGCAAAACCGAACTCATCACCGCAGGTGTCCACGCCTTCCTGAACGGCTACCGGCCACGGCCCATCCGGCCATAG
- a CDS encoding MFS transporter, giving the protein MVAEPGAETPLATGRPTRWAAVATLAIATLVVSSELSMAGFALPLVGAEFGVGAGTATWVLLAYSLPLAALAIPVGRCVDSAEPRWVFGVSLVGVGVTSVLAAAAPWLWLVLVGRVLQGCASALYLAAYLPLVTATVRQGQRGRALSVIATVMMVGSMAVAPLGGLVAGTFGWRAVFLVKVPLLLVVLWLGYRTIPANSRAGGRGPARPDRSMLWDVLLVGVAIAAGLLGVEELAGRWPVGVALLAVAVAAAAWWTRLPGSRPVTGLLRRRGFGLPVLTLLAMASMTGLLGFSLPFFISDVLGQGPELLGVAMLVFVATASVVAPVAGVLADRYGPRPVAAVGIAVGLIGVLLLLGMAADTGVVGLSWRMAVIGVGGALANSPTMTLILAATPDERTGTASGVTNVARTLGSTIGPAVTALAWSIAGGGQPGFQAGIVALGMLAGAGLVALLAAPTYSVDGSGPPG; this is encoded by the coding sequence ATGGTGGCGGAACCGGGGGCCGAGACTCCACTGGCGACGGGGCGGCCGACCCGGTGGGCGGCGGTGGCCACGCTGGCGATCGCCACGCTGGTCGTGAGCAGCGAGTTGAGCATGGCCGGGTTCGCCTTGCCCCTGGTCGGCGCCGAGTTCGGGGTGGGTGCGGGCACGGCGACGTGGGTGTTGCTGGCGTACTCGCTGCCGCTGGCGGCGCTGGCGATCCCGGTGGGCCGGTGCGTGGACTCGGCCGAGCCGCGGTGGGTGTTCGGCGTATCGCTGGTGGGGGTCGGAGTGACCAGTGTGCTCGCCGCGGCGGCGCCGTGGTTGTGGCTCGTGCTGGTGGGTCGGGTGCTGCAGGGGTGCGCCTCGGCGCTCTACTTGGCGGCCTATCTGCCCTTGGTGACGGCCACGGTCCGGCAGGGCCAGCGGGGGCGGGCGTTGAGTGTGATCGCCACCGTGATGATGGTGGGCAGTATGGCCGTGGCCCCGCTGGGCGGGCTGGTGGCGGGGACGTTCGGGTGGCGCGCGGTGTTCCTGGTGAAGGTGCCCCTGCTGCTGGTCGTGCTCTGGCTGGGATACCGCACGATCCCGGCGAACTCCCGCGCCGGTGGCCGTGGGCCAGCCCGGCCTGATCGCTCGATGCTGTGGGACGTGCTGCTGGTGGGCGTGGCCATCGCCGCCGGCCTGCTGGGCGTGGAGGAACTGGCTGGGCGGTGGCCGGTCGGGGTGGCGCTGCTGGCCGTCGCCGTCGCCGCGGCCGCGTGGTGGACCCGGCTGCCGGGCTCGCGTCCGGTGACCGGGCTGCTGCGGCGGCGGGGATTCGGCCTGCCGGTGCTAACTCTGCTGGCGATGGCCTCGATGACCGGGCTGCTCGGGTTCTCGCTGCCGTTCTTCATCTCCGATGTGCTGGGGCAGGGCCCGGAGCTGCTGGGTGTGGCGATGCTGGTGTTCGTCGCCACCGCGTCGGTGGTCGCGCCGGTGGCCGGGGTGCTCGCGGACCGGTACGGGCCGCGGCCGGTGGCTGCCGTGGGCATTGCCGTGGGGCTGATCGGGGTGCTCCTCCTGCTCGGGATGGCGGCCGATACCGGGGTGGTCGGGCTGTCCTGGCGGATGGCGGTGATCGGCGTCGGTGGCGCGCTCGCGAACTCCCCCACCATGACCCTGATCCTCGCCGCCACACCCGACGAGCGGACCGGGACCGCCAGCGGTGTCACCAACGTCGCGCGCACCCTAGGCAGCACCATCGGCCCCGCGGTGACCGCCCTAGCCTGGAGCATCGCAGGCGGTGGGCAGCCCGGGTTCCAGGCGGGCATCGTCGCCCTTGGCATGCTCGCCGGCGCGGGGCTGGTCGCGTTGCTCGCCGCTCCGACTTATTCCGTTGATGGTTCCGGCCCACCGGGTTGA
- a CDS encoding antibiotic biosynthesis monooxygenase family protein gives MDTSRQRAEAAAFRTAWAGDWPGGVLSAACFLSTDGTGVLTYAQSAVDQPSTALPGTREQPLVYRLHHSITTPDDTRIPGCLVTALFATEGPERQHRFVDALLAALPEDEGHPGAISAHFHLSTDGTRLLNYTEWTSEQAHHEAAASGAHDELHELFTRFPGVRSLRGKRYHLAHALDAPG, from the coding sequence GTGGACACGTCAAGGCAGCGGGCCGAGGCCGCAGCCTTCCGCACTGCCTGGGCGGGCGACTGGCCCGGCGGCGTCCTGTCCGCCGCGTGCTTCCTCAGTACCGATGGCACCGGGGTCCTGACCTACGCACAAAGTGCCGTCGACCAGCCATCCACTGCCCTGCCCGGCACCCGGGAACAGCCGCTGGTCTACCGGCTGCACCACAGCATCACCACGCCGGACGACACCCGGATACCGGGCTGCCTGGTGACCGCGCTGTTCGCCACCGAAGGGCCCGAGCGGCAACACCGGTTCGTCGACGCGCTGCTGGCCGCGCTGCCCGAGGACGAGGGCCATCCGGGGGCGATCTCCGCGCACTTCCACCTCAGCACCGACGGCACCCGCCTGCTCAACTACACCGAGTGGACCTCGGAGCAAGCCCATCACGAGGCCGCCGCCAGCGGTGCGCACGACGAGCTGCACGAGCTGTTCACCAGATTCCCCGGCGTGCGTTCCCTGCGCGGGAAGCGCTACCACCTCGCGCACGCCCTGGACGCGCCGGGTTAG
- a CDS encoding SulP family inorganic anion transporter, with the protein MSSFPSLSPARLRTPRPAWLSPRVARTEILAGLVVALALIPEAISFSIIAGVDPSVGLFASFTMAVVISVVGGRAAMISASTGAIALVVAPLAREYGLGHLIAAVVLGGVFQVLLGSLGVARLMRFIPRSVMVGFVNALAILIFMAQVPELVDVPWAVYPLFAGGLVLMMLFPRITKAVPAPLVAIVALTGLTVAAGIAVPTVGDKGGLPSSLPTPGVPDVPFTVDTLALIAPYALAFALVGLMESLMTAKLVDDITDTHSNKTREAIGQGVANVVTGFFGGMGGCAMIGQTMINVKTAGARTRLSTFLAGVFLLVLCLALGPVVSDIPMAALVAVMVLVAFATFDWHSVAPGTLKRMPAGEITVMVVTVAVVVVTHNLAVGVVAGSLTAMVLFARRVAHLVEVTAAIDPDGGQVVYAVTGELFFASSNDLVYQFDYTGDPDSVVIDLTDAHIWDASTVAALDAITTKYEARGKTVEIVGLNKRSATMHRRLSGELAGSH; encoded by the coding sequence GTGTCTTCTTTTCCGTCCCTGTCGCCTGCTCGCCTGCGCACCCCGCGCCCGGCCTGGCTGTCGCCCAGGGTCGCCCGTACCGAGATCCTCGCCGGTCTGGTGGTTGCGCTGGCGCTGATTCCGGAAGCGATCTCGTTCTCCATCATCGCCGGAGTGGACCCGAGTGTCGGCCTGTTCGCCTCGTTCACCATGGCGGTGGTGATTTCGGTGGTCGGCGGCCGGGCCGCGATGATTTCCGCGTCCACCGGGGCCATCGCGCTGGTGGTGGCCCCGCTGGCCCGCGAGTACGGCCTCGGTCATCTGATCGCGGCGGTCGTCCTCGGTGGGGTGTTCCAGGTCCTGCTCGGCTCGCTCGGGGTGGCGCGGTTGATGCGGTTCATCCCGCGCAGCGTGATGGTCGGGTTCGTCAACGCGCTGGCCATCCTCATCTTCATGGCGCAGGTGCCGGAGCTGGTCGACGTGCCATGGGCGGTCTACCCGCTGTTCGCGGGTGGTCTCGTGTTGATGATGCTGTTTCCCAGGATCACCAAGGCGGTACCGGCACCCCTGGTGGCCATTGTGGCCCTGACGGGGTTGACCGTCGCCGCCGGGATCGCGGTGCCGACCGTGGGGGACAAGGGCGGGCTGCCGTCGTCGCTGCCCACGCCGGGTGTTCCGGACGTACCGTTCACTGTGGACACACTGGCGCTGATCGCGCCGTACGCGCTGGCGTTCGCGCTGGTGGGCCTGATGGAGTCGCTGATGACGGCCAAGCTGGTGGACGACATCACCGACACCCACTCGAACAAGACCCGCGAGGCGATCGGGCAGGGCGTCGCCAACGTGGTCACCGGGTTCTTCGGTGGCATGGGCGGCTGCGCGATGATCGGCCAGACCATGATCAACGTGAAGACGGCGGGCGCGCGGACCCGGCTGTCCACCTTCCTGGCCGGGGTGTTCCTGCTGGTGCTGTGCCTCGCACTCGGTCCGGTGGTCTCGGATATCCCGATGGCCGCGCTGGTGGCGGTGATGGTGCTGGTCGCGTTCGCCACCTTCGACTGGCACAGCGTCGCGCCCGGCACGCTGAAGCGGATGCCGGCCGGGGAGATCACCGTGATGGTCGTGACGGTGGCCGTGGTCGTGGTGACGCACAACCTCGCGGTCGGCGTGGTCGCCGGGTCGCTCACCGCGATGGTGCTGTTCGCCCGCAGGGTGGCGCACCTGGTCGAGGTCACCGCCGCCATCGACCCCGACGGTGGGCAGGTGGTGTACGCGGTGACCGGCGAGTTGTTCTTCGCCTCCAGCAACGACCTGGTCTACCAGTTCGACTACACCGGTGACCCGGACAGTGTGGTCATCGACCTCACCGACGCCCACATCTGGGACGCCTCCACCGTCGCCGCCCTGGACGCGATCACCACCAAGTACGAGGCCCGCGGCAAGACCGTGGAGATCGTGGGACTCAACAAGCGCAGCGCCACCATGCACCGCAGGCTCTCCGGCGAACTCGCCGGAAGCCACTAA
- a CDS encoding nitroreductase/quinone reductase family protein has protein sequence MPNDNQTIDEFRANHGRLSGPLGERRIVLLTTTAASDTPRTTPVEFLHDQQPDGGRRMLLLAADDTGNRPAWHQDLSTHPQVTVETGVFTFHAEAETVPDDEREHLIARAAEADPIWADRQDAADRVIPVVALHPFGGTANAGREGDFLQQIHGAFRHELALIRKEVAAGAGLGAQLRINCLTLCQGLQHHHTSEDDQMYPALEEQHPELAPTLARLRQEHRQIAALLEQLQNAVSATDTDPVTVLAEVERLTTEVEAHLDYEEQQLIPVLNNMTLP, from the coding sequence ATGCCCAACGACAACCAGACCATCGACGAGTTCCGCGCCAACCATGGACGGCTCAGCGGTCCGCTCGGCGAACGCCGCATCGTCCTACTGACCACCACCGCCGCGTCCGACACACCCCGCACCACTCCCGTCGAGTTCCTGCACGACCAACAACCCGACGGCGGCAGACGCATGCTGCTCCTTGCCGCCGACGACACCGGCAACCGGCCCGCCTGGCACCAGGACCTCAGCACGCACCCCCAGGTCACCGTCGAGACCGGGGTGTTCACCTTCCACGCCGAAGCCGAGACCGTGCCCGACGACGAACGGGAACACCTGATCGCCCGCGCCGCGGAAGCCGATCCTATCTGGGCCGATCGTCAGGACGCCGCCGATCGCGTGATCCCTGTTGTCGCGCTGCACCCGTTCGGTGGCACCGCGAACGCCGGCCGGGAAGGCGACTTCCTCCAGCAGATCCACGGCGCTTTCCGGCACGAACTCGCGCTCATCCGCAAGGAGGTCGCCGCCGGTGCCGGTCTGGGCGCACAGCTGCGGATCAACTGCCTCACCCTGTGCCAGGGCCTGCAACACCATCACACCAGCGAAGACGACCAGATGTATCCAGCGCTCGAGGAGCAGCACCCCGAGCTTGCCCCCACCCTGGCCCGCCTCCGCCAGGAACACCGCCAGATCGCGGCTCTGCTCGAGCAGTTGCAGAACGCCGTCTCCGCCACCGACACCGATCCTGTCACCGTGCTCGCCGAGGTCGAACGGCTCACCACCGAGGTCGAAGCCCACCTCGACTACGAAGAACAGCAGCTCATTCCGGTCCTCAACAACATGACACTGCCCTAG
- a CDS encoding HelD family protein: MTDAQTRDEERERRYLAETVRLLATELERLTGDIDESARTIEERKKHLWDNLRDMDFAEKANFRGEVDMSVRLAEHAVMLRKRIERLLESPYFGRVDFRPTGDPEAGAHYIGVHNFSDPETQEIVIHDWRAPVSSLYYDFESGEAFFETPAGTTHGEITGKRQYKIQGGRLEYMFDSTLNIGDEVLQRELGQSADDRMKNIVATIQREQNAVIRNETARVLILQGVAGSGKTSIALHRVAFLLYRFKDTLSSDNVMILSPNKVFGDYIADVLPELGEEQVAEIDFDTIAGRFLAKVTGYETFSEQVVTLLDQVDDAAAARMRYKATPEFVARLEDWITSRPHEEFTPADIERKHKRLSADWVADLFHESPTLPVFTRLDRVANAAVHKLKHEVLDKGGTWAAADTASIRKQVRAMFPYKDAFAIYRAFYTADPARRGLFQPLGRKKIEYADVFPLIYTMIRTSRQESYGHIRHLLVDEMQDYTPIQYAVLRELFSCTMTILGDANQSVNPFSSSSLATIHSIFPQADCLELCKSYRSTSEITEFAQNISRNDKLVPIERHGPPPQVIACTDRRDQQARILTLIKQHEHSDRRSLGIICKTVDQATTLTHALSGAGVELTFLDYDSTSFAGGIIITSAHIAKGLEFDTVIVPRVDEDNYATDMDRSMLYIACTRAMHELHLTHDGPLSHFLAFAQATQNLVGVDDTDQAETRDHATDVRVG, from the coding sequence TTGACGGACGCGCAGACGCGAGACGAGGAGCGGGAGCGCCGGTACCTTGCCGAGACGGTGCGGCTGCTGGCCACGGAGCTGGAGCGTCTTACCGGTGACATCGACGAGTCCGCGCGCACCATCGAGGAGCGGAAGAAGCACCTGTGGGACAACCTGCGGGACATGGACTTCGCGGAGAAGGCCAACTTCCGTGGCGAGGTGGACATGTCGGTGCGGCTGGCCGAGCACGCGGTGATGCTGCGCAAGCGGATCGAGCGGTTGCTGGAGTCGCCGTACTTCGGGCGGGTAGACTTCCGCCCCACGGGCGATCCGGAGGCCGGTGCTCACTACATCGGTGTGCACAACTTCTCGGACCCCGAGACGCAGGAGATCGTGATCCACGACTGGCGTGCTCCGGTGTCCAGCCTCTACTACGACTTCGAGTCGGGCGAGGCGTTCTTCGAGACCCCGGCGGGCACCACCCATGGCGAGATCACCGGCAAGCGCCAGTACAAGATTCAGGGTGGGCGCCTGGAGTACATGTTCGACAGCACGCTCAACATCGGCGACGAGGTGCTGCAGCGGGAGCTGGGTCAGTCCGCCGACGACCGGATGAAGAACATCGTCGCGACCATCCAGCGCGAGCAGAACGCGGTGATCCGCAACGAGACGGCACGGGTGCTGATCCTGCAGGGTGTGGCGGGGTCGGGGAAGACGTCGATCGCCTTGCACCGGGTGGCGTTCCTGCTGTATCGCTTCAAGGACACCCTCTCCTCCGACAACGTCATGATCCTCTCCCCGAACAAGGTGTTCGGGGACTACATCGCCGACGTGCTTCCCGAGTTGGGTGAGGAGCAAGTCGCGGAGATCGACTTCGACACGATCGCCGGCAGGTTCCTGGCGAAGGTCACCGGCTACGAGACGTTCAGCGAGCAGGTGGTCACGCTGCTCGACCAGGTCGACGACGCGGCGGCCGCACGCATGCGCTACAAGGCCACGCCCGAGTTCGTCGCCCGCCTCGAGGACTGGATCACCTCCCGCCCGCACGAGGAGTTCACACCAGCAGACATCGAACGCAAGCACAAACGGCTCTCGGCGGACTGGGTGGCCGACCTCTTCCACGAGTCGCCGACCCTTCCGGTCTTCACCCGGCTCGACCGCGTCGCCAATGCCGCTGTGCACAAGCTCAAACACGAGGTGCTGGACAAGGGTGGCACGTGGGCCGCCGCCGACACCGCCAGCATCCGCAAGCAGGTCCGCGCCATGTTCCCCTACAAGGACGCGTTCGCCATCTACCGGGCGTTCTACACCGCCGATCCGGCCCGGCGCGGCCTGTTCCAGCCACTCGGGCGGAAGAAGATCGAGTACGCGGATGTGTTTCCGCTGATCTACACCATGATCAGAACGTCCCGGCAGGAGAGCTACGGCCACATCCGGCACCTGCTGGTCGACGAGATGCAGGACTACACGCCCATCCAGTACGCGGTGCTGCGCGAGCTCTTCTCCTGCACGATGACGATCCTGGGTGACGCCAACCAGTCGGTGAACCCATTCAGCTCATCCTCCCTGGCCACCATCCACAGCATCTTCCCGCAAGCCGACTGCCTGGAGCTGTGCAAGAGCTACCGCTCCACCAGCGAGATCACCGAGTTCGCCCAGAACATCTCCCGCAACGACAAGCTCGTCCCGATCGAGCGCCACGGGCCGCCACCCCAGGTCATCGCCTGCACCGACCGGCGGGACCAGCAGGCGCGGATTCTGACCCTCATCAAGCAGCACGAGCACAGCGACCGCCGTTCCCTCGGCATCATCTGCAAAACCGTCGACCAGGCGACAACGCTCACCCACGCCCTGTCCGGGGCCGGTGTCGAGCTGACCTTCCTCGACTACGACAGCACCTCGTTCGCCGGCGGCATCATCATCACCTCGGCACACATCGCCAAGGGGCTGGAGTTCGACACCGTGATCGTCCCGCGGGTGGACGAGGACAACTACGCCACCGACATGGACAGGTCCATGCTCTACATCGCCTGCACCAGAGCCATGCACGAACTCCACCTGACCCACGATGGACCGCTCTCCCACTTCCTGGCGTTCGCGCAGGCCACCCAGAACCTGGTCGGCGTCGACGACACCGACCAGGCGGAGACCCGCGACCACGCGACGGACGTCCGAGTGGGCTGA
- a CDS encoding DUF2795 domain-containing protein, with product MADIEDQKTSGVTRIEIIDAVEHAFADASATKQEVIDAAIQQEARTELLAVLDRLPDRGYRHVRDLWDHLPDIPFGD from the coding sequence GTGGCAGACATCGAAGACCAGAAGACATCCGGCGTCACCCGGATCGAGATCATCGACGCCGTCGAACACGCCTTCGCCGACGCGTCGGCGACGAAGCAGGAGGTCATCGACGCCGCGATCCAGCAGGAGGCCCGCACCGAGCTGCTCGCGGTGCTTGACCGGCTGCCCGATCGTGGCTACCGGCACGTCCGTGACCTGTGGGATCACCTGCCGGACATCCCGTTCGGCGACTGA
- a CDS encoding DUF2795 domain-containing protein: MDSVGESRPRPLTVHELSDHIEDAFVSAEVGVADLLDAAIRSHARPVVFAALNRLPQRRFHSVLDVLSELPEVSVDVSHPGGSVAPTPQISPGGGV, from the coding sequence ATGGACAGCGTTGGGGAGAGTCGGCCAAGGCCGCTCACCGTGCACGAGTTGAGCGACCACATCGAGGACGCGTTTGTCTCCGCCGAGGTGGGTGTGGCCGACTTGCTGGATGCGGCGATTCGTAGCCACGCGAGGCCGGTGGTGTTCGCCGCGCTGAACCGGCTGCCGCAGCGGCGGTTCCACTCGGTGCTGGACGTGTTGAGCGAACTGCCGGAAGTGTCCGTGGACGTCAGTCACCCCGGCGGCTCGGTGGCACCCACGCCGCAGATCTCACCCGGAGGCGGCGTCTGA
- a CDS encoding MerR family transcriptional regulator — MGERMQIGEVAERTGLSLRTIRYYEEVGLVVPSARSQGGFRLYTEPDLDRLQLTKRMKPLGFQLEEIRELLTILAPTGNTTEVEDPVGRLAEFSAAAERACDDLRDKLHAAEEFALMLRTHKAAAGRKSKRQATAARPRR, encoded by the coding sequence GTGGGTGAGCGGATGCAGATCGGCGAGGTGGCCGAGCGCACCGGCCTGTCGCTGCGCACGATCCGCTACTACGAGGAAGTCGGCCTGGTCGTGCCCAGCGCCCGCAGCCAGGGCGGCTTCCGGCTCTACACCGAGCCGGACCTCGACCGGCTGCAGTTGACGAAACGCATGAAACCGCTGGGTTTCCAGCTCGAAGAGATACGCGAGCTACTGACGATCCTGGCACCCACCGGAAACACGACCGAGGTCGAGGACCCGGTCGGGCGGCTGGCCGAGTTCAGCGCCGCCGCCGAGCGGGCGTGCGACGACCTACGCGACAAGCTACACGCAGCCGAGGAGTTCGCCCTCATGCTGCGTACCCACAAGGCCGCCGCGGGACGGAAGAGCAAGCGCCAGGCAACCGCGGCCCGCCCCCGGCGCTGA
- a CDS encoding MerR family transcriptional regulator, with product MDGLMQIGEVAERTGLSLRTIRYYEEVELVVPSARSQGGFRLYTEPDVNRLALAKRMKSLGFQLEEMLELLAILDPVPGGPRIEDPAPRLAEFAVIAQRRCAELHAQLRRAEEFADLFRAQLAHYRRERQS from the coding sequence ATGGACGGGCTGATGCAGATCGGTGAGGTCGCCGAGCGCACCGGCCTGTCGCTGCGCACGATCCGCTACTACGAAGAGGTGGAGCTGGTCGTGCCCAGCGCCCGCAGCCAGGGCGGGTTCCGCCTCTACACCGAGCCCGACGTGAACAGGCTGGCCCTCGCCAAGCGCATGAAGTCGCTGGGCTTCCAGCTGGAGGAGATGCTGGAGCTGCTGGCGATCCTCGATCCGGTTCCTGGCGGCCCCCGGATCGAGGATCCGGCGCCCCGGCTGGCCGAGTTCGCCGTGATCGCCCAGCGCCGGTGCGCGGAGCTACACGCGCAGCTGCGCAGGGCCGAGGAGTTCGCGGACCTCTTCCGCGCCCAGCTCGCCCATTACCGGCGGGAGCGGCAGTCGTGA
- a CDS encoding MerR family transcriptional regulator encodes MGEHMRIGEVARRTGLSLRAIRRYAQDGLVRASARGQGDVHLYTGQDLVRLHLVRRMEHLGFDLARMRDVLAVLPPGVPVVGEDDGTWLAELVAAAEGRCGELRAAVAAAEEFAAALRKLADHMRILSASRTTSTTR; translated from the coding sequence GTGGGCGAGCACATGCGGATCGGCGAGGTGGCCCGCCGGACAGGTCTGTCGCTGCGCGCGATCCGCCGTTATGCCCAGGACGGTTTGGTCCGGGCCAGCGCTCGCGGTCAGGGTGATGTCCACCTCTACACCGGCCAGGACCTGGTTCGCCTGCATCTCGTCCGGCGAATGGAGCACCTCGGATTCGACCTGGCGCGGATGCGCGACGTGCTGGCCGTCTTGCCGCCCGGGGTGCCGGTCGTCGGGGAGGACGACGGCACCTGGCTGGCCGAGCTCGTGGCCGCGGCCGAGGGGCGCTGCGGTGAGCTGCGCGCCGCCGTCGCGGCCGCCGAGGAGTTCGCCGCGGCGCTGCGGAAGCTCGCCGACCATATGCGGATCCTGTCCGCCAGCCGGACCACGTCCACGACTCGGTAA